In one Methanobrevibacter arboriphilus genomic region, the following are encoded:
- a CDS encoding Zn-ribbon domain-containing OB-fold protein: MSDIVRTWRHIQQRYNLIGSKCTNCDGVYFPPRVICPKCRRKGKIENIQFSGKGKIHSFSIVETPTDDFKTIAPYAVAIIDLEEGARLTSQLVDCDLNEIEIGDPVEMVFRKIREDGEDGVISYGFKFKPIK, translated from the coding sequence ATGTCTGATATTGTAAGAACCTGGCGTCATATTCAACAAAGGTACAATCTAATTGGATCAAAATGTACTAACTGTGATGGAGTTTATTTCCCTCCACGAGTTATCTGTCCAAAATGTAGGAGAAAAGGTAAGATTGAAAATATTCAATTTAGTGGAAAAGGTAAAATACATAGTTTTTCCATTGTTGAAACTCCAACTGATGATTTTAAAACTATTGCTCCATATGCAGTAGCTATAATTGATTTAGAAGAAGGCGCAAGACTCACATCTCAGCTTGTAGATTGTGATCTTAATGAAATAGAGATTGGGGATCCGGTTGAAATGGTATTTCGAAAAATTAGGGAAGATGGAGAAGACGGAGTAATCTCTTATGGATTCAAATTTAAACCAATCAAATAA
- the thiL gene encoding thiamine-phosphate kinase codes for MFKKNLQVSDLGEKKLIERIVEKSKDFEFNSNKYLNSYIGDDAALIDFNNNLTNEKNYLVATTDLLIQKHHFPLQMSFFQMGWKAVTVNVSDIAAMGAKPVGILISLAIPPNLALESFEEMIDGILEACNYYKIPLIGGDTNEDDEIIISGTALGKVEQSLAKKKYGFKIGDKLAITGQLGLAALGFELLKEENKEIIEKSIENKKISSDLVDLSIDAALNPKARLNEGIILSKIASSVTDITDGLASELYELFEANKNFNRNNNLGIRVYEDKIANEPLFEEIYDLSKILNKDIFDLIFHIGEDFELLFTFNNDNENSIIDELSKKLNFIIIGEINNYNKVEIEYCDGKVQKLSSKGYEHLSND; via the coding sequence ATGTTTAAAAAAAATCTTCAAGTTTCAGATCTTGGAGAAAAAAAGCTAATTGAAAGAATAGTTGAAAAGTCTAAAGATTTTGAGTTTAACAGTAATAAATATTTAAATTCTTATATTGGTGATGATGCTGCATTAATCGATTTTAACAATAATTTAACAAATGAAAAAAATTATTTAGTAGCTACGACTGATTTATTGATTCAGAAACATCATTTTCCATTACAAATGTCTTTTTTTCAGATGGGTTGGAAAGCTGTTACAGTAAATGTTAGTGATATTGCAGCTATGGGAGCTAAACCTGTTGGAATATTGATTAGTTTAGCTATTCCTCCAAATTTAGCCCTTGAATCATTCGAAGAAATGATTGATGGAATTTTAGAAGCATGCAATTATTATAAAATCCCTTTAATAGGTGGAGATACAAATGAAGATGATGAAATAATAATTTCAGGAACTGCTTTAGGGAAAGTTGAACAATCATTAGCTAAAAAAAAATATGGGTTTAAAATTGGAGATAAATTAGCTATCACTGGACAGTTAGGTCTTGCTGCACTTGGATTTGAATTGTTAAAAGAAGAAAATAAAGAAATAATTGAAAAATCTATTGAAAATAAAAAAATTAGCAGCGATTTAGTTGATTTATCGATTGATGCTGCTTTAAATCCTAAAGCTAGATTAAATGAAGGGATTATTTTAAGTAAAATAGCTTCATCTGTCACTGATATTACTGATGGGTTAGCAAGTGAACTTTATGAATTATTTGAGGCTAATAAAAATTTTAATAGAAATAACAATCTTGGAATAAGAGTTTATGAAGATAAAATAGCTAATGAACCACTATTTGAAGAAATATATGATTTGTCGAAAATATTAAATAAAGATATTTTTGATCTTATTTTTCATATAGGGGAAGATTTTGAACTTTTATTCACTTTCAATAATGATAATGAGAATAGTATTATCGATGAGTTATCAAAAAAGTTGAATTTCATTATTATTGGGGAAATTAATAATTATAATAAGGTTGAAATCGAATATTGTGATGGAAAAGTTCAAAAATTATCTTCAAAGGGTTATGAACATTTATCTAATGATTAA
- a CDS encoding class II aldolase/adducin family protein, translated as MSDKDDNIKSVVNVSKYLFERKLVSGKAGNVSARFNDNGMDVIAITPTMRSLGKVKEEEIILVDIDGNNLTKGTPSSEIYLHLAIYKEKDDIGAIVHTHSPFATGFAFSNKRIKRLEGFGEIISPYLAEIDYEKPGSNELAVKSAEALKNEDVLILKNHGVISTGKNIEEACSLAEFVEDIAKTQFISHTLNLSDSF; from the coding sequence ATGAGTGATAAAGATGATAATATTAAAAGTGTTGTTAATGTTTCAAAATATCTTTTTGAACGTAAATTAGTTTCTGGAAAAGCTGGAAATGTTAGTGCTAGATTTAATGATAATGGAATGGATGTTATAGCTATTACTCCTACTATGAGGTCATTAGGTAAAGTAAAAGAAGAAGAAATAATATTAGTTGATATTGATGGGAACAATTTAACTAAAGGAACTCCTTCTTCTGAAATATACTTACATCTAGCTATATATAAAGAAAAAGATGATATTGGTGCAATTGTTCATACTCATTCTCCTTTTGCAACTGGTTTTGCATTTTCTAACAAACGGATAAAAAGATTAGAGGGATTTGGTGAAATAATTTCCCCATACTTGGCAGAAATTGACTATGAAAAACCTGGAAGCAATGAATTAGCTGTTAAATCTGCTGAAGCACTTAAAAATGAAGATGTATTGATTTTAAAAAATCATGGAGTTATATCAACAGGAAAAAATATTGAAGAAGCATGTTCATTGGCGGAATTTGTTGAAGATATAGCTAAAACTCAGTTCATTTCACATACTTTGAATCTATCAGACTCATTTTAA
- the cfbA gene encoding sirohydrochlorin nickelochelatase: MSEGKSNFNSNNTGILLISHGSRLPLSSETINKLAEMYRQETNFKVGVGYMEIHEPNIPKALDILVKGTEIDTVIAVPVFLAHGMHTTRDIPKILRLNEEDNEEDSNNQNHHSHNHENKDESSHSHHHHHHDLEKINFDGKIIYTEPLGADPLVLEIIKNRVDNALNQ; encoded by the coding sequence ATGTCAGAAGGAAAATCAAATTTTAACTCTAATAATACTGGGATTTTACTTATAAGTCATGGAAGTAGGTTACCATTATCTAGTGAAACTATAAATAAGTTAGCTGAAATGTATAGACAAGAAACTAATTTTAAAGTTGGTGTAGGATATATGGAAATTCATGAACCCAATATTCCAAAAGCATTAGATATTTTAGTTAAAGGCACTGAAATTGACACTGTAATTGCTGTTCCAGTATTTTTGGCTCATGGAATGCACACTACAAGAGATATTCCTAAAATATTACGTCTAAATGAAGAAGACAATGAGGAAGACTCTAATAATCAGAACCATCATAGTCATAATCATGAAAATAAAGATGAAAGCTCTCATAGCCATCATCATCACCATCATGACTTAGAAAAAATAAATTTTGATGGAAAAATTATTTACACTGAACCATTAGGAGCAGACCCATTAGTTCTCGAGATAATAAAAAATAGGGTCGATAATGCTTTAAACCAGTAA
- the cfbA gene encoding sirohydrochlorin nickelochelatase, which produces MDSNLNQSNNSEGFTNYKNLNISENPLSTDFGVLLISHGSSLPYAEEIFKDILEKYISLTGHNAEVGYMKVAKPSISEAIDNLLDRNNNIKRIIAMPVFLAPGIHTNIDIPIILGLEPKETDPRCPDGNYPEDHYLMESKPINFDGEINLIGCIGPDPQIINVINKKIESTVFESNKDVSADKTGVLLVSHGSRLNYNREFITDIYNQYKSQTDYSVSQGFMELCEPTIAQSINTMLESKDLDRIIVVPVFLAPGVHTKRDIPTILGILEDEDINSTHFSNDHSHSHTHSHDHSHAQSHDHAHGGLVEFDGEILYTEPLGSDDVIIEILKNRIESNI; this is translated from the coding sequence ATGGATTCAAATTTAAACCAATCAAATAATTCTGAAGGATTTACAAATTATAAAAATCTGAATATTTCAGAGAATCCACTTTCAACTGATTTTGGTGTATTGCTTATTAGTCATGGAAGTAGCTTACCTTATGCAGAAGAAATTTTTAAAGATATACTTGAAAAATATATATCTTTAACTGGTCATAATGCTGAAGTTGGATATATGAAAGTTGCCAAACCATCTATTTCTGAAGCTATTGATAACTTATTGGATAGAAATAATAACATAAAAAGAATCATTGCTATGCCAGTATTTTTAGCTCCAGGTATTCACACGAATATAGATATACCAATAATTTTAGGTCTTGAGCCTAAAGAAACTGATCCAAGATGCCCTGATGGAAACTATCCTGAAGATCATTATTTAATGGAGTCAAAACCTATCAATTTTGATGGTGAAATCAATTTAATTGGTTGTATAGGCCCTGATCCACAAATAATTAATGTTATAAATAAAAAGATTGAATCAACTGTTTTTGAATCTAATAAGGATGTAAGTGCAGATAAAACAGGTGTTTTACTTGTGAGTCATGGAAGTAGGTTAAATTATAATCGTGAATTTATTACAGATATATATAATCAATATAAATCTCAAACTGATTATTCTGTTTCTCAAGGTTTCATGGAACTTTGTGAACCTACTATTGCACAATCTATTAATACCATGCTTGAAAGTAAAGATTTAGATAGAATAATTGTTGTTCCTGTATTTTTAGCTCCAGGTGTTCACACCAAAAGAGATATACCTACTATTCTAGGTATTTTGGAGGACGAAGATATAAACAGTACTCATTTTTCCAATGATCATTCTCACTCTCATACCCATTCTCATGATCATAGCCATGCTCAATCTCATGATCATGCTCATGGCGGCCTTGTTGAGTTTGATGGAGAGATATTATATACAGAACCATTAGGTTCTGATGATGTTATAATTGAAATTCTTAAAAATAGAATTGAAAGCAACATATAA
- a CDS encoding UPF0147 family protein: protein MSNDIFNEVSEILKHIMENPSVPRNIRRAADESNTLLNNKEEDETVRASAVILILDEISNDPNIPIHARTLIWEVLSKLESIKTN, encoded by the coding sequence ATGAGTAACGATATTTTTAACGAAGTTTCTGAGATTTTAAAACATATTATGGAAAATCCAAGTGTCCCTCGTAATATTAGAAGGGCTGCTGATGAATCTAATACACTTCTTAACAATAAAGAAGAAGATGAAACTGTAAGAGCAAGTGCAGTTATCTTAATATTAGATGAAATTAGTAACGATCCTAATATACCTATTCATGCAAGAACCCTTATTTGGGAAGTTTTAAGTAAATTAGAGTCAATTAAAACAAATTAA